A single window of Nocardia higoensis DNA harbors:
- a CDS encoding fatty acid CoA ligase family protein has product MTAADTLGAERSTAPVTYWAGLDRFREVVRRDPHRPALRYPDGFGPDGLPQYRRLEYGELDAWAATIAQRMADAGVGAGTRTIVLVLPGPELYAILLGLLEIGAVPVVIDPGMGVRRMLRCLRAVRAEAFVGMPQAHALRVLARWNFRSVRTTVTVGKRWFWGGPTLNSWGRRPERPRVPGVHGAAEDTLLIAFTTGSTGPAKAVEMTHGNLSAMVEQVHIARDERAPEASLITLPLVGVLDLLLGSRCVIPPLVPSKVGATDPEHVVDAIRRFDVRTMFASPAVLIPLLRRLRARPQELPTLESVFSGGAPVPDWCITGLREVLREDVRIFAGYGSTEALPMSTVESRELLDGLVERAHRGEGTCLGRPAHRIEARVVAITDEPLPTWVDAERRAGELDSTGGIGELVVAGPNVSTRYHWPERANALGKIADGDRIWHRTGDLARLDGQGRIWFCGRKSQRVRTTDGELFTVQVEQIFAPVAGVARTALVGVGEPGVQRPVLCVEVDEDHPDGADQGSVLAAVRARAAEFALTRAITDVLVHPGFPVDIRHNAKIGREQLAVWAGEQLDGAR; this is encoded by the coding sequence ATGACCGCTGCCGACACGCTCGGCGCCGAGCGCAGCACCGCCCCGGTCACCTACTGGGCCGGTCTGGACCGGTTCCGTGAGGTCGTGCGCCGGGACCCGCACCGCCCGGCGCTGCGCTATCCCGACGGCTTCGGCCCCGACGGATTGCCGCAGTACCGCAGGCTCGAGTACGGCGAACTGGATGCCTGGGCGGCCACCATCGCCCAGCGCATGGCCGACGCGGGCGTCGGCGCGGGCACCAGGACGATCGTGCTGGTGCTGCCCGGCCCGGAACTCTACGCAATCCTGTTGGGCCTGTTGGAGATCGGCGCCGTTCCGGTGGTCATCGATCCCGGCATGGGGGTGCGCCGGATGCTGCGCTGCTTGCGCGCGGTACGAGCCGAAGCCTTCGTCGGCATGCCGCAAGCACACGCGCTGCGGGTGTTGGCGCGCTGGAACTTCCGGAGCGTGCGCACCACGGTGACGGTGGGCAAGCGCTGGTTCTGGGGCGGACCCACGCTGAACTCGTGGGGCCGCCGACCGGAGCGTCCCCGGGTGCCGGGTGTGCACGGCGCCGCCGAGGACACGCTGCTCATCGCCTTCACCACGGGCAGCACCGGCCCGGCCAAAGCCGTCGAGATGACGCACGGCAATCTCAGCGCGATGGTCGAGCAAGTGCACATCGCCCGTGACGAGCGCGCGCCCGAGGCCTCGCTCATCACGCTGCCGCTCGTCGGCGTGCTGGACCTGCTGCTCGGATCGCGCTGCGTCATCCCACCGCTGGTGCCGAGCAAGGTGGGCGCCACCGATCCCGAGCATGTGGTGGATGCGATCCGCCGGTTCGACGTGCGCACCATGTTCGCCTCCCCCGCCGTATTGATCCCGCTGCTGCGCAGGCTGCGCGCGCGGCCGCAGGAACTTCCCACCCTCGAGAGTGTGTTCTCCGGCGGTGCGCCGGTGCCGGACTGGTGCATCACGGGTCTGCGCGAGGTGCTGCGCGAGGATGTCCGCATCTTCGCCGGCTACGGCTCCACCGAGGCGCTGCCCATGTCTACCGTCGAATCGCGAGAGCTGCTGGACGGATTGGTGGAGCGAGCGCACCGCGGCGAGGGCACCTGCCTCGGCCGACCGGCGCACCGGATCGAGGCGCGGGTCGTGGCGATCACCGACGAACCGCTGCCGACCTGGGTCGATGCCGAACGTCGCGCCGGTGAGCTGGACAGTACCGGCGGCATCGGCGAGCTCGTCGTCGCCGGACCCAATGTGAGCACCCGCTACCACTGGCCGGAACGGGCCAACGCGCTGGGCAAGATCGCCGACGGCGACCGCATCTGGCACCGCACCGGCGACCTCGCCCGCCTCGACGGGCAGGGGCGGATCTGGTTCTGCGGCCGCAAGAGTCAGCGGGTGCGCACCACGGACGGCGAATTGTTCACCGTGCAGGTGGAGCAGATCTTCGCACCGGTGGCAGGCGTGGCACGCACCGCGCTGGTCGGTGTCGGCGAGCCCGGCGTGCAGCGTCCGGTGCTGTGCGTCGAAGTCGACGAGGATCACCCGGACGGCGCCGATCAAGGCTCGGTGCTTGCCGCCGTACGCGCTCGCGCCGCCGAGTTCGCGCTCACCCGGGCGATCACCGATGTCCTGGTACACCCCGGCTTCCCGGTCGATATCCGGCACAACGCCAAGATCGGCCGCGAACAGCTGGCCGTGTGGGCGGGCGAGCAGTTGGACGGCGCACGATGA
- a CDS encoding MMPL family transporter yields the protein MTWLDRLVQSRPRIVLAMFAGIMLAGGLFGADTAERVSSAGFGDPGSESALVETLVREHFGPQTPDVVALYTAPEGRMIDEVAPQVRAALDAIDPALLQRPVETPWTSPGKSGMLRSADGTQALALVYLVGDENRRIRAFTDVEATLRVRDVPTRLSGYSALATEINERSAQDLVRAEAISLPMVLVILVVVFGGLIAAALPLAVGVLTVLGALGAIRLLTEFTEVSVFAVNIASLLGLGMAVDYGLFLVSRFREERAAGADVAAAVSRTYATAGRTVAFSALLLICAFAGTFVFPQAVLRSLGYGAIAAVALAALLSLTVLPALLVLVGHRLAPAAAQPRTERFWSRVVDVVLRRPGAVALAAAAILLSLAAPLAGLRLGDIDHRALPADSPSRATVEELTIRFPAAGSGIDAVLRGDDGPPQSAAVASASRAIAAVPGIRTVLQVGRADNLVVFHAFLDATDRSDLAADAVHAVRALEPPLGTDLLVGGDTAATVDSVDSILRDMPWMTLVMVAATLILLTAAFRSIVLPLKAVVMAVLSLGATFGVLTWIFCDGNLAGLLAVSTGPIAAGMLVLVIAVVFGLSTDYEVFLLSRMVEAHDNGADTTEAARIGTVRTARVVTAAATLLVIVTGAFALSPLTPMRMLGLGMIIALIIDATLVRMLLVPATVRLLGAANWWSPFPRPSRMDSERTAAALEG from the coding sequence GTGACCTGGCTTGATCGGCTCGTGCAGAGCCGGCCCCGGATCGTCCTGGCCATGTTCGCCGGGATCATGCTGGCGGGCGGGCTGTTCGGCGCGGACACCGCCGAGCGGGTGAGTTCGGCCGGATTCGGCGATCCCGGCAGCGAGTCCGCTCTGGTGGAAACCCTGGTGCGCGAGCACTTCGGCCCCCAGACCCCGGACGTCGTGGCGCTGTACACCGCGCCGGAGGGGCGCATGATCGACGAGGTGGCCCCGCAGGTGCGCGCCGCATTGGACGCCATCGATCCCGCGCTGCTGCAACGCCCCGTCGAGACCCCGTGGACGAGCCCAGGCAAGTCCGGCATGCTGCGCTCTGCCGACGGCACGCAGGCATTGGCCCTGGTCTACCTCGTCGGGGACGAGAACCGCCGCATCCGCGCCTTCACCGATGTCGAGGCGACACTGCGGGTGCGGGACGTGCCCACCCGGCTGTCCGGCTACAGCGCGCTGGCCACCGAGATCAACGAGCGATCGGCCCAGGATCTCGTTCGCGCCGAAGCGATTTCGCTGCCGATGGTGCTGGTGATCCTGGTCGTGGTGTTCGGCGGGCTGATCGCGGCTGCCCTGCCGCTGGCAGTCGGTGTGCTGACCGTGCTCGGCGCGCTCGGCGCGATCCGCCTGCTCACCGAGTTCACCGAGGTGAGCGTCTTCGCGGTCAATATCGCCTCCCTGCTCGGCCTCGGCATGGCCGTCGACTACGGCCTGTTCCTGGTGAGCCGGTTCCGCGAGGAGCGCGCAGCCGGAGCGGACGTGGCCGCGGCGGTGTCGCGCACCTACGCCACCGCGGGCCGAACCGTCGCGTTCTCCGCGCTCCTGTTGATCTGCGCTTTCGCCGGAACGTTCGTCTTTCCCCAGGCGGTGTTGCGCTCGCTGGGCTACGGCGCGATCGCCGCGGTCGCCCTGGCGGCGCTGCTCTCGCTGACGGTCCTGCCCGCGCTGCTGGTACTGGTCGGGCACCGCCTCGCGCCGGCCGCCGCGCAGCCGCGCACCGAACGCTTCTGGAGCCGGGTGGTCGATGTGGTGCTGCGCCGTCCCGGCGCGGTCGCGCTCGCCGCCGCCGCGATCCTGCTGTCGCTCGCCGCGCCGCTGGCCGGATTGCGGCTCGGCGACATCGACCACCGCGCGCTGCCCGCCGACAGCCCGTCGCGGGCGACCGTCGAGGAACTCACCATACGGTTCCCCGCGGCGGGCAGCGGCATCGACGCGGTGTTGCGCGGCGACGACGGCCCGCCGCAATCGGCGGCCGTCGCGAGCGCCTCCCGCGCCATCGCCGCGGTGCCGGGTATACGCACGGTGTTGCAGGTGGGGCGCGCCGACAACCTCGTGGTCTTCCACGCGTTCCTGGACGCCACCGACCGAAGCGACCTCGCCGCGGACGCGGTCCACGCGGTGCGCGCACTCGAACCGCCGCTGGGCACCGACCTGCTGGTCGGCGGCGACACCGCGGCCACCGTCGACAGCGTGGACTCGATCCTGCGCGACATGCCCTGGATGACGCTGGTGATGGTGGCGGCCACCCTGATCCTGCTGACGGCCGCCTTCCGCTCGATCGTGTTGCCGCTCAAAGCCGTTGTCATGGCCGTTCTCAGCCTCGGCGCCACATTCGGGGTACTCACCTGGATCTTCTGCGACGGCAACCTCGCCGGCCTGCTCGCGGTGAGCACCGGCCCGATCGCCGCGGGCATGCTGGTGCTGGTCATCGCGGTGGTCTTCGGGCTGTCCACCGACTACGAGGTGTTCCTGCTCTCGCGGATGGTGGAGGCACACGACAACGGCGCCGACACCACCGAGGCGGCGCGGATCGGGACGGTGCGCACCGCCCGCGTGGTCACAGCCGCCGCGACGCTGCTGGTGATCGTCACCGGCGCGTTCGCCCTCTCTCCGCTGACCCCGATGCGCATGCTCGGCCTCGGCATGATCATCGCCCTGATCATCGACGCCACGCTGGTGCGCATGTTGCTGGTACCCGCGACCGTGCGCCTGCTCGGCGCGGCGAACTGGTGGTCGCCGTTTCCCCGCCCGAGCCGGATGGACTCTGAGCGCACTGCCGCGGCGCTCGAGGGGTAG
- a CDS encoding MerR family transcriptional regulator, producing the protein MRIGVTIGQAAAFAGVTVKTVRHYHKHGLLDEPPRDSSGYRRYRSADLSRLVQIRTLAAAGVPLAEIGPLLEADATLFAAAIDDVERQLTERIEDLLARRATLRRLAAGDRALLPERVVALLKRMPELGLTPDQVAAVREGLVLAKALVPEGFEQYLDDLELALDDPRFVALNKRALEAAAWKPDDPRLPELAADMAGTYLANPALLKVVTAFQARTETGTRYRLIRDYAEERDSATARLTALVEVELRAAGIVIPGPDSD; encoded by the coding sequence ATGCGCATCGGCGTCACGATCGGGCAGGCGGCGGCATTCGCCGGCGTCACCGTCAAGACCGTGCGGCACTACCACAAGCACGGATTGCTCGACGAACCCCCGCGCGACAGCAGCGGCTACCGGCGATACCGATCGGCCGACCTGTCCCGGCTGGTGCAGATCCGTACCTTGGCCGCGGCGGGAGTGCCGTTGGCCGAGATCGGGCCGCTGCTCGAGGCCGACGCGACGCTGTTCGCCGCCGCAATCGACGACGTCGAACGCCAACTCACCGAACGGATCGAGGACCTGCTCGCCCGGCGGGCCACCCTGCGGCGGCTGGCGGCCGGCGACCGGGCCCTGCTGCCGGAACGCGTCGTGGCATTGCTGAAGCGAATGCCCGAGCTGGGCCTGACTCCGGACCAGGTGGCGGCCGTGCGGGAAGGGCTGGTACTGGCCAAAGCGCTTGTCCCCGAGGGATTCGAACAGTACCTCGACGATCTCGAACTCGCGCTCGACGACCCGCGCTTCGTCGCTCTGAACAAACGCGCCCTGGAAGCCGCGGCCTGGAAGCCGGACGACCCTCGCCTACCCGAACTCGCCGCTGACATGGCCGGAACCTATCTCGCGAACCCGGCGCTGCTGAAGGTGGTGACCGCCTTTCAGGCCCGCACCGAGACCGGAACCCGCTACCGGTTGATCCGGGATTACGCCGAGGAGCGGGATTCGGCCACGGCCCGGCTCACCGCGCTGGTGGAAGTCGAGCTGCGGGCCGCGGGGATCGTGATTCCGGGGCCGGATTCCGACTGA
- a CDS encoding alpha/beta fold hydrolase, translated as MITSTSGNSTPSTWSGMVPVDDTALAVTDTGGPGRPLVYLNGSYADRSPWRPLIGELGDDYRHITFDERARGKSKRSADYSFEACLRDIDAVLAATGVERPLLVGWSYGALLAVHWADRNPDRVAGVVSVDGAMPYGLTGEEGEARIRKLFHRMRFLLPLARPMGLAARMSADQHAEVNIEANRLHAALAPVLQRADYPVRYVLATGANLGGGEEEMEAVRASLDPVLAVNPNLRVSAKVASNHSHILRKDFRAVADAVRELAALGERKAI; from the coding sequence ATGATCACATCGACATCCGGCAACTCGACCCCGTCCACCTGGTCCGGCATGGTGCCGGTCGACGACACGGCGTTGGCCGTGACCGACACCGGTGGCCCCGGCCGACCCCTCGTCTACTTGAACGGCTCCTACGCCGACCGGTCGCCGTGGCGGCCGCTGATCGGTGAACTCGGCGACGACTACCGGCACATCACCTTCGACGAACGGGCCCGAGGCAAGTCGAAGCGGTCGGCCGACTATTCCTTCGAGGCGTGCCTACGCGACATCGACGCCGTCCTCGCGGCCACCGGTGTGGAGCGTCCCCTGCTCGTCGGCTGGTCCTACGGCGCGCTGCTCGCGGTGCACTGGGCCGATCGAAACCCGGACCGCGTCGCCGGGGTGGTGTCCGTGGACGGCGCCATGCCGTACGGTCTGACAGGTGAGGAAGGCGAGGCACGAATCCGAAAGCTGTTCCACCGCATGAGGTTCCTGCTTCCCCTCGCGCGTCCGATGGGCCTGGCCGCGCGGATGAGCGCCGACCAGCACGCCGAGGTCAATATCGAGGCCAATCGGTTGCACGCCGCCCTTGCACCGGTCCTCCAGCGCGCCGACTACCCCGTGCGCTACGTTCTCGCGACGGGCGCCAACCTCGGTGGCGGCGAAGAAGAGATGGAGGCGGTGCGCGCGTCTCTGGATCCGGTGCTCGCGGTCAACCCGAATCTGCGGGTCAGCGCGAAGGTCGCGAGCAACCACTCGCACATCCTCCGCAAGGACTTCCGGGCCGTGGCCGACGCGGTGCGCGAGCTCGCCGCCCTCGGCGAGCGAAAGGCGATCTGA
- a CDS encoding tautomerase family protein, which yields MPFLHIRTSAGAFSDSAVDTLVARLTEASWRAESIPDTPQARLKAVAFHDEIPPGRTYCGGLKADELVALVLVDFTVGEGVLDPVRRDRFAADLERAARDTATDLGGRRLVTSVTFDEVPDGRWGRGGRIIRLPEMAAAAGFEHLREIAER from the coding sequence ATGCCCTTTCTGCACATCCGGACATCGGCCGGCGCCTTTTCCGACTCCGCTGTCGACACCCTGGTCGCCCGGCTCACCGAAGCGAGCTGGCGCGCCGAATCCATCCCGGACACACCGCAAGCGAGGCTGAAGGCGGTGGCCTTCCACGACGAGATCCCACCCGGCCGTACCTACTGCGGCGGCCTGAAGGCCGATGAGCTGGTGGCGCTGGTGCTCGTCGACTTCACCGTCGGCGAGGGGGTACTCGATCCGGTTCGTCGCGATCGATTCGCCGCAGACCTCGAACGCGCCGCTCGCGATACCGCCACCGATCTCGGCGGCAGACGGTTGGTCACGTCGGTCACCTTCGACGAAGTGCCCGACGGGCGCTGGGGCCGGGGCGGCCGGATCATCCGGCTGCCGGAGATGGCGGCCGCCGCCGGATTCGAGCACCTGCGCGAGATCGCCGAGAGATAG
- a CDS encoding sulfatase, translating into MFTVRTARRALTVSLVVASASTMCVSAASALEDDRPNVVMILADDLDAVTTPVWEAMPRTAELIRDRGVEFAEGFAPLPICCAARSSILTGNYGHNTGVLTNAGPVGGFETFRANGNESRTFVTALRDSGYRTGMAGKYLNGLEDDPGHIPPGWDDWNAGVDNFLYAGYNYTLNENGRFVKYGVAPQDYQTDVVAEKSRRFITESAASRQPFFWYAASTAPHFPIPPAPRHMAETVPTAAPRSPNYQEADVSDKPTWLIDTALPRAATIEATNDVDYTNRLGALKSLDEMVASIVATLAETGELDNTYLIFTSDNGYSLGAHRLTQKMAPYEESMRVPFAIAGPGIARGRSDAMALSIDLAPTILDWAGIGGTDRMDGRSLTPVLRGENASWRTDFAAEYGGAGYGGRFGIAQEQIPGTDTPLQYILDMPSWVGIRNQRYLYVRWYERERPLPEREYELYDLEVDPYQLTNLVKTPEGRAANADLVAQLDRRLNELATCAGAACR; encoded by the coding sequence ATGTTCACCGTGCGAACAGCGCGACGGGCGCTGACCGTATCCCTGGTAGTCGCCTCCGCCTCCACGATGTGTGTTTCCGCCGCGTCGGCACTGGAGGACGATCGCCCCAATGTGGTGATGATCCTCGCCGACGACCTCGACGCGGTGACCACTCCGGTGTGGGAAGCCATGCCGCGCACCGCCGAGCTGATCAGGGACCGCGGTGTCGAATTCGCCGAGGGATTCGCGCCGCTGCCGATCTGCTGCGCGGCCCGATCCTCCATCCTGACCGGCAACTACGGTCACAACACCGGGGTGCTGACCAACGCGGGCCCCGTCGGCGGATTCGAGACATTCCGCGCCAACGGCAACGAGTCGCGCACCTTCGTCACCGCCCTGCGCGACAGCGGATACCGGACCGGGATGGCGGGTAAATACCTCAACGGTCTCGAGGACGACCCCGGTCACATCCCGCCCGGCTGGGACGACTGGAACGCCGGCGTCGACAACTTCCTGTACGCCGGATACAACTACACCCTCAACGAGAACGGCCGCTTCGTGAAATACGGTGTGGCGCCACAGGATTACCAGACCGATGTCGTCGCCGAGAAATCCCGGCGCTTCATCACCGAATCGGCCGCATCCAGGCAGCCGTTCTTCTGGTACGCGGCATCGACCGCACCGCATTTCCCGATTCCGCCCGCACCGCGCCACATGGCCGAAACCGTGCCCACCGCCGCACCTCGCTCGCCGAACTACCAGGAGGCCGACGTCTCCGACAAACCCACCTGGCTGATCGACACCGCACTCCCCCGAGCCGCGACGATCGAGGCCACCAACGACGTCGACTACACCAACCGACTGGGCGCGCTGAAGTCACTCGACGAGATGGTGGCGAGCATCGTGGCGACCCTCGCCGAGACCGGCGAGCTCGACAACACCTACCTGATCTTCACCTCCGACAACGGCTACAGCCTCGGCGCGCATCGCCTCACCCAGAAGATGGCGCCCTACGAGGAATCCATGCGGGTGCCGTTCGCGATCGCGGGGCCGGGTATCGCGCGCGGGCGCTCCGACGCCATGGCACTGTCGATCGATCTGGCACCCACCATCCTGGACTGGGCCGGGATCGGCGGGACGGATCGGATGGACGGCCGCTCGCTCACCCCCGTGCTGCGCGGCGAGAACGCCTCGTGGCGAACCGATTTCGCCGCCGAGTACGGTGGCGCGGGCTACGGCGGGCGGTTCGGCATCGCGCAGGAGCAGATTCCCGGCACGGACACTCCGCTGCAATACATCCTGGACATGCCGTCCTGGGTCGGCATCCGCAACCAGCGCTACCTGTACGTGCGCTGGTACGAGCGGGAGCGTCCGCTCCCCGAGCGCGAATACGAGCTCTACGACCTGGAGGTGGATCCCTATCAGCTCACCAATCTCGTCAAGACCCCCGAAGGCCGCGCCGCCAACGCGGACCTGGTGGCCCAGCTCGACCGGCGGTTGAACGAGTTGGCCACCTGCGCGGGCGCGGCCTGCCGCTGA
- a CDS encoding NAD-dependent epimerase/dehydratase family protein, translating to MSTVLVTGASGFVGGAVVRRLVRDGEHEVAVLVRPTSDLSDLGDAADMVRKIYGDLTDPASLTRATAGVDIVVHSAARVDERGTHAQFVTENLTATEHLLSAARRDGASRFVFVSSPSALMDRDGGDQVDVDESVPYPRRYLNHYSETKAAAERAVLAADSPGMRTVALRPRAIWGAGDRSGPIVRLLSRTQAGSLPDLSFGRTVYASLCHVDNVVEACLLAARPEAPGGRAYFVADAERTDVWGFLAEVARRLGYPVPTRTPNPVVLNALVRVLDTVWRIPAVAARWSPPLSGYVVALLSRTATYDTGAAARDLGFRPVMDRDTGIDQFLTWLRAEGGALALTASLR from the coding sequence GTGAGCACAGTACTGGTCACGGGAGCATCGGGATTCGTCGGCGGCGCCGTGGTGCGTCGGCTGGTACGCGACGGTGAGCACGAGGTGGCCGTTCTGGTGCGCCCCACCAGCGACCTGAGCGATCTCGGCGACGCCGCGGACATGGTGCGCAAGATCTACGGCGACCTCACCGATCCCGCCTCGCTGACGCGCGCCACCGCGGGCGTCGACATCGTCGTCCACAGCGCGGCCCGGGTCGACGAACGCGGCACCCACGCCCAGTTCGTCACCGAAAACCTCACCGCCACCGAGCATCTGCTGAGCGCCGCTCGTCGCGACGGCGCTTCTCGTTTCGTCTTCGTCTCCAGCCCGAGCGCGCTGATGGACCGCGACGGCGGCGATCAGGTCGACGTCGACGAATCCGTGCCGTACCCCCGTCGGTATCTGAACCACTACTCCGAGACCAAGGCCGCCGCCGAGCGCGCCGTGCTGGCAGCCGACTCCCCCGGGATGCGGACCGTCGCGCTGCGGCCGCGGGCGATCTGGGGTGCGGGCGACCGATCCGGCCCGATCGTGCGCCTGCTCTCGCGCACCCAGGCCGGCTCGCTACCCGACCTGTCCTTCGGCCGCACCGTGTACGCCTCGCTCTGCCATGTCGACAACGTGGTGGAGGCGTGCCTGCTCGCGGCCCGGCCCGAAGCCCCTGGTGGGCGCGCGTATTTCGTGGCCGATGCCGAACGTACCGACGTGTGGGGATTCCTTGCCGAGGTCGCTCGGCGGCTCGGTTACCCGGTGCCCACCCGCACCCCGAACCCCGTCGTGCTGAACGCGCTGGTGCGGGTGCTCGACACGGTGTGGCGCATCCCGGCGGTGGCTGCCCGGTGGTCTCCGCCGCTGTCGGGCTATGTCGTCGCGCTGCTCAGTCGCACCGCCACCTACGACACCGGCGCTGCCGCCCGCGATCTGGGGTTCCGGCCGGTCATGGACCGCGACACCGGCATCGACCAATTCCTCACCTGGCTGCGCGCCGAGGGCGGAGCGCTCGCCCTCACCGCATCACTGCGCTGA
- a CDS encoding peptide synthetase yields the protein MGTDFRRPITPTERLYFSTRQVTPPFIMQLAVPGEGTLDPAVLQRAVDAASAANPGSRLVADGDRWVDSGVGARVRVVPGWTLDYTALEHDAELNTPLGPTPDRTTEVLLLTGAPVTVVFRAFHGVMDGMGLRLWVDDVFRALRGETLLGAPDPIADAELVDRLGVPGKPTLVVPRFRAATGHGRQDPAAPRWLLRHRTVEANGRAVVARTCAILAEQTRGTSRFMIPVDLRRHDPALRSTGNLALPLFMDIAPGTGWQAVSARMREGLSVDQELNEMDNGGLSRYPKPIVRTVLRASNWLGARAGRNMVSATVSHMGTVDTAALATPTWQPTTMRVLPQHSGAMPLLFGILAVGPRLEITVSARNGAGIEPRLEAVLDILAARLTAELAEAPAA from the coding sequence ATGGGCACCGACTTCCGCAGGCCGATCACCCCCACCGAACGGCTCTACTTCTCCACCCGGCAGGTGACGCCGCCGTTCATCATGCAACTCGCGGTGCCCGGGGAGGGCACGCTGGACCCGGCCGTTCTGCAACGGGCCGTCGACGCCGCCTCGGCCGCGAATCCGGGATCACGGCTGGTCGCCGACGGCGATCGGTGGGTCGACAGCGGAGTCGGCGCGAGGGTGCGGGTGGTGCCCGGCTGGACGCTGGACTACACCGCGCTCGAGCACGATGCCGAACTGAACACACCACTCGGCCCCACCCCGGACCGCACCACCGAGGTGCTGCTGCTCACCGGCGCCCCGGTGACGGTGGTGTTCCGGGCGTTCCACGGCGTGATGGACGGCATGGGTCTGCGCCTGTGGGTGGACGACGTCTTCCGTGCGCTGCGCGGGGAAACGCTTCTCGGCGCACCCGATCCGATCGCCGACGCCGAACTCGTCGATCGCCTCGGCGTGCCGGGGAAGCCGACCCTGGTGGTCCCCCGCTTCCGCGCGGCCACCGGCCACGGCAGACAGGATCCCGCCGCACCGCGATGGCTGCTGCGGCATCGGACGGTCGAGGCCAACGGTCGCGCCGTGGTGGCACGGACGTGCGCGATCCTCGCCGAGCAGACCCGCGGCACCTCCCGCTTCATGATTCCGGTCGACCTGCGCAGGCACGATCCGGCCCTGCGCTCCACCGGGAATCTGGCGCTGCCGCTGTTCATGGACATCGCGCCCGGCACCGGCTGGCAGGCCGTCTCCGCGCGGATGCGTGAGGGCCTGAGCGTGGATCAGGAACTGAACGAGATGGACAACGGCGGACTGTCCCGCTACCCGAAGCCGATCGTGCGCACGGTGCTGCGGGCGAGCAACTGGCTGGGTGCACGCGCGGGTCGGAACATGGTGTCGGCCACCGTCTCCCATATGGGCACGGTCGACACGGCCGCGCTCGCCACACCCACCTGGCAGCCCACCACCATGCGCGTCTTGCCCCAGCACAGCGGCGCGATGCCGCTGCTGTTCGGCATACTCGCGGTCGGACCGCGGCTGGAGATCACCGTCTCGGCTCGCAACGGCGCGGGCATCGAACCTCGGCTCGAGGCGGTGCTGGACATTCTGGCCGCGCGGCTCACCGCCGAACTCGCCGAAGCGCCCGCGGCGTGA
- a CDS encoding 3-oxoacyl-ACP synthase III family protein encodes MSHSRFESIGAYLPSDILTTEELLSRLAAPPSFDLEKITGVKERRVHSKDPQAYEDSFTLATKAAEDCLSRSRYEAGEIDVVISASITRSRYGTRMYMEPSFAGALARRLGAARAITFDVSNACAGMLTGTYILDRMIRSGAVRNGLVVSGEAITPIADTAVAEISEKYDLQFASLSVGDSGCAVVLDEAVDDRDIIHYVDLMTAAEYAQLCLGMPSDRSQGIALYTDNRQMHNEDRFRLGPDSHRNYLDAQGRTFADEKFDYVIHHQFGAAAIPWMNAICEREFGSPMPPDLRVVEKYGNTSTTSHFVVLHDALQEQAIPAGSKLLMIPAASGIVTGFLSTTISSLKV; translated from the coding sequence ATGTCGCATTCTCGTTTCGAATCCATCGGCGCGTATCTGCCCTCCGACATCCTCACCACCGAGGAGTTGCTGTCCCGGCTGGCCGCGCCTCCGTCGTTCGACCTGGAGAAGATCACCGGGGTCAAGGAACGCCGTGTGCATTCGAAAGACCCGCAGGCGTACGAGGATTCCTTCACGCTGGCCACCAAGGCCGCCGAGGACTGCCTGTCGCGTTCCCGATACGAGGCCGGGGAGATCGATGTCGTCATCTCGGCCTCGATCACCCGCAGCCGGTACGGCACCCGGATGTACATGGAGCCCTCGTTCGCCGGAGCGCTCGCGCGCCGACTCGGGGCAGCCCGCGCCATCACCTTCGATGTCTCCAACGCCTGCGCCGGAATGCTCACCGGCACATACATTCTCGACCGGATGATCCGTTCGGGTGCGGTTCGCAACGGCTTGGTCGTCAGCGGTGAGGCGATCACGCCCATCGCCGACACCGCGGTCGCGGAGATCTCGGAGAAGTACGACCTGCAGTTCGCTTCGCTGTCGGTCGGCGACTCCGGCTGCGCGGTCGTGTTGGACGAGGCGGTCGACGACCGCGACATCATCCACTACGTCGACCTGATGACCGCCGCGGAGTACGCCCAGCTGTGCCTGGGCATGCCCAGCGATCGCAGTCAGGGCATCGCGCTCTACACCGACAACCGGCAGATGCACAACGAGGACCGGTTCCGGCTCGGCCCCGACAGCCACCGCAATTACCTCGATGCCCAGGGCCGCACCTTCGCGGACGAGAAGTTCGACTACGTGATCCACCACCAGTTCGGCGCGGCGGCGATCCCGTGGATGAACGCCATCTGCGAGCGCGAATTCGGCAGTCCGATGCCGCCGGACCTGCGGGTCGTCGAGAAGTACGGCAACACCTCGACCACCTCGCATTTCGTGGTGCTGCACGACGCGTTGCAGGAGCAGGCGATTCCGGCGGGGTCGAAGCTGCTGATGATCCCCGCCGCCTCCGGCATCGTCACCGGATTCCTGTCCACCACCATCTCATCGCTGAAGGTCTAG